From Pseudovibrio sp. Tun.PSC04-5.I4, a single genomic window includes:
- a CDS encoding hybrid sensor histidine kinase/response regulator — translation MSAPKLIPQQEIARLVHDLKTPLAAMHTAAELISNDPLTHTQQHHLTTLKDEICNLQELATIILHAQTATPSEQDAPISHSHERPARSVHEQLRHIVDLYAPQAKHAGLNFVHRWSTDAMSAYATNANALQRILGVLIDNAIQHTNAGTITLSAHIKYTDHQPHVVVDLKDSGSGLTTEQAGLLNAPSPSSSENGNGIGLWSTRCLARELGGDMRLIKNSEYGACFEILLPLHETTKSQSTSASQADQNRNLRTPLKGSVLVVDDNKANRHLLEAVFSSFGLDVKEAANGMEALRIQKETPADLIFLDLNMPEMNGSETLKQMMQNGDKKPKAYFAITASVPPEQRPQLLQDGFTQILEKPVNPPALYSILESALRP, via the coding sequence ATGTCTGCGCCAAAACTAATCCCTCAGCAAGAAATTGCGAGATTGGTGCACGATCTGAAAACACCATTGGCGGCTATGCACACCGCAGCGGAGCTGATCAGCAACGATCCTTTGACACATACTCAGCAACATCACCTCACAACGCTGAAAGACGAGATCTGCAATCTCCAAGAGCTGGCAACGATCATCCTGCACGCGCAAACGGCAACACCATCAGAGCAAGATGCACCAATCAGTCACAGCCATGAGCGACCAGCAAGGTCTGTTCACGAGCAACTGAGACATATAGTGGATCTGTACGCACCTCAGGCAAAGCACGCTGGATTGAACTTCGTCCATCGTTGGTCCACAGACGCCATGTCCGCCTATGCAACCAATGCCAACGCGTTGCAACGCATTCTCGGTGTCTTGATCGATAATGCAATTCAACACACAAATGCTGGAACGATCACCCTCAGCGCACATATCAAATACACCGATCACCAACCACATGTTGTGGTGGATCTGAAGGATTCGGGTTCCGGCCTCACCACAGAACAGGCAGGTCTATTGAATGCCCCTTCTCCCTCCAGCAGTGAAAATGGCAATGGCATAGGCCTATGGAGCACACGCTGCCTCGCCCGCGAGCTTGGCGGCGATATGCGTCTCATCAAAAACTCGGAGTATGGAGCTTGTTTTGAGATTCTCCTGCCACTCCATGAAACCACAAAGAGCCAAAGCACGAGCGCTTCGCAGGCAGACCAAAACCGAAACCTGAGAACACCCCTCAAAGGATCAGTTCTTGTGGTGGACGACAACAAAGCCAACCGACACCTGCTGGAAGCTGTTTTCTCGTCTTTTGGTCTGGATGTGAAAGAAGCGGCCAATGGCATGGAAGCTCTACGGATTCAGAAAGAAACCCCGGCAGATCTGATTTTTCTGGATCTCAACATGCCGGAGATGAATGGATCTGAAACCCTCAAGCAAATGATGCAGAATGGCGACAAGAAACCCAAAGCCTATTTCGCAATCACCGCAAGCGTACCGCCTGAACAACGCCCGCAGTTACTGCAGGATGGCTTCACCCAGATTTTGGAGAAACCCGTCAATCCGCCAGCGCTGTATAGCATCTTGGAAAGCGCTTTGAGACCCTAG
- a CDS encoding AEC family transporter translates to MLFSTLQVVFPIFATVGVGYGFGFAGLLNKQVGDNLSTFCITVLIPVLIFRTLATSDLAGLSPWSLWGTYYTALAICAALGGFFVRKVFGREARAACIGGFSAAFSNMSLVGIPVITSAYGPEALVPISLIISIHAPSVTLVFVLAMERAVVVDGYQDARPMNEVMRSVFNTLIKSPLVIAILLGVSWNFSGYELPMLVDGVLNPLAKAASPVALFSVGMSLLNYGVRGNIAIGSVLSLLKVVLMPALVLGLGASIFQLPPYWVAVATLAAACPTGVVAYLYASQFGTGHAMSANSISLTTIFSIITMSFWLWVLNYLGY, encoded by the coding sequence ATGCTGTTCAGTACTCTACAAGTGGTGTTTCCGATTTTTGCGACAGTGGGAGTTGGTTATGGGTTTGGCTTTGCCGGATTGCTGAATAAGCAGGTCGGCGACAACCTGAGCACCTTTTGTATAACTGTTCTCATTCCTGTTTTGATTTTCAGAACCTTGGCAACCTCTGATCTTGCTGGTCTCAGTCCGTGGTCATTGTGGGGAACTTACTACACCGCGCTTGCCATCTGTGCCGCTCTGGGTGGTTTCTTTGTTCGCAAAGTGTTTGGCAGAGAAGCCAGGGCAGCTTGTATTGGTGGATTCTCTGCAGCGTTCTCTAACATGTCCTTAGTGGGTATTCCGGTTATTACGTCCGCCTATGGGCCGGAGGCATTGGTCCCGATTTCACTGATTATCTCCATCCATGCGCCATCTGTGACATTGGTGTTTGTGCTGGCGATGGAGCGGGCTGTTGTGGTGGACGGTTATCAGGATGCGCGGCCTATGAATGAGGTGATGCGCTCGGTATTCAATACGCTGATCAAAAGCCCTTTGGTGATTGCTATTCTGCTGGGTGTGAGTTGGAACTTCTCTGGTTACGAGCTGCCTATGTTGGTGGATGGGGTGCTCAATCCATTGGCGAAAGCTGCAAGTCCTGTGGCCTTGTTTTCGGTTGGGATGAGCCTGCTGAACTATGGCGTGCGCGGGAATATTGCGATTGGCAGTGTGTTGAGCCTGTTGAAGGTTGTGCTGATGCCTGCATTGGTGTTGGGGTTGGGAGCCTCTATTTTTCAGCTTCCTCCGTATTGGGTTGCAGTCGCTACACTGGCAGCAGCATGCCCAACCGGGGTGGTGGCGTACCTATATGCTAGTCAGTTTGGAACCGGCCATGCTATGAGTGCGAACTCCATTAGCCTGACGACGATTTTCTCAATAATCACAATGAGTTTCTGGCTTTGGGTTTTGAACTATCTGGGGTACTAA
- a CDS encoding AEC family transporter, which produces MIVQVFFVVFPIFALVGIGYTVAAIGYLDKSLGDILSKFCVSLLIPILLFRSLGSANLSGISPWGYWLTYYSSMAVMAFLGGLFVRVVFKREARAAVIGGLTASFSNTVLVGIPLIDAVYGSEGTVLISLLIVFHAPLTALTASVLMERAVVIDGHKAPRSKRELLKSVGRGLVTNPILYGVVSGLLWNVSGFELPGVVEQVTTPLAKAASPVALVAVGMSMVSYGIRGNLAIGGVLAAFKSLVMPLVVFVMAAYVVGLPPMWVGVATLIAACPTGVFSFIMANQFGTGHAMSTNGIAITTAISVFSISFWLWFVQMQGY; this is translated from the coding sequence ATGATTGTTCAGGTTTTTTTCGTTGTCTTCCCCATTTTTGCGCTCGTTGGCATTGGTTATACCGTCGCTGCAATTGGCTATCTTGATAAAAGCCTCGGCGATATTCTGAGCAAGTTTTGTGTGAGCCTGCTTATTCCCATCCTTCTGTTCCGCAGTCTTGGTTCTGCGAACCTGAGCGGCATTTCTCCATGGGGTTACTGGTTAACCTATTACAGTTCCATGGCTGTTATGGCGTTTTTGGGTGGGTTGTTCGTACGCGTTGTCTTTAAGCGCGAAGCGCGGGCCGCTGTGATTGGCGGGCTGACTGCTTCCTTCTCCAATACCGTTTTGGTTGGCATTCCGCTGATTGACGCGGTTTATGGATCTGAAGGAACGGTTCTGATTTCGCTGCTGATTGTGTTCCATGCACCGTTGACGGCGTTGACTGCCTCCGTGCTGATGGAGCGGGCTGTGGTGATTGATGGACACAAAGCACCGCGCTCTAAACGTGAGCTTCTGAAATCAGTCGGCAGAGGGCTGGTGACCAATCCTATCCTCTATGGGGTGGTGAGTGGGTTGCTTTGGAACGTCTCCGGCTTTGAACTGCCGGGCGTTGTGGAGCAGGTGACAACACCGCTGGCCAAAGCAGCGTCTCCCGTTGCGCTGGTGGCTGTGGGCATGAGTATGGTGAGCTACGGTATTCGTGGAAACCTTGCCATTGGTGGAGTGCTGGCGGCCTTTAAATCCTTGGTGATGCCACTGGTCGTGTTTGTTATGGCTGCGTATGTTGTTGGTCTTCCACCCATGTGGGTTGGTGTTGCAACATTGATTGCAGCGTGCCCGACCGGTGTGTTTTCCTTCATCATGGCAAACCAGTTTGGAACAGGGCACGCCATGTCCACCAACGGGATTGCGATCACCACAGCGATCTCTGTGTTTTCAATCAGCTTCTGGCTGTGGTTTGTTCAGATGCAGGGTTACTGA
- the gluQRS gene encoding tRNA glutamyl-Q(34) synthetase GluQRS, translating into MNLPVYRFAPSPNGHLHLGHAYSAILNQRAAQKYGGKLLLRVEDIDTIRCTPQLQADMLEDLHWLGIQWEEPVRKQSEHFEDYQCTLHKLEERSLVYKAYLTRAQIKRFVAQQDATGTPWPRDPDGAPLYPGDDKVLSAQDQQERQNSDAPYALRLNMEKAIAAVGQPLRWQEARTGKIQADPAAWGDVVLARKDTPTSYHLSVVVDDALQGITHILRGTDLYHATSVHRLLQTLLNLPEPLYEHHHLIMGADGRKLAKSAKDTSLRELRASGVTPAQIREMLSNPASEQTTARS; encoded by the coding sequence ATGAACTTGCCTGTCTATCGCTTTGCCCCCTCTCCCAATGGCCACCTGCACCTTGGCCACGCCTATTCGGCTATCCTCAATCAGCGGGCCGCTCAAAAATACGGCGGTAAACTCCTGTTGCGCGTCGAGGATATCGACACAATCCGCTGCACGCCTCAGCTTCAGGCAGACATGCTGGAAGACCTGCACTGGCTTGGTATTCAGTGGGAAGAACCTGTTCGCAAACAGTCAGAACATTTCGAGGACTATCAATGCACTCTTCACAAGCTGGAAGAGAGAAGCCTCGTTTACAAAGCCTATCTCACCCGCGCCCAAATCAAACGTTTCGTAGCTCAGCAAGATGCAACAGGCACCCCATGGCCAAGAGATCCAGATGGCGCACCGCTTTACCCCGGTGATGACAAAGTTCTCAGCGCACAGGACCAGCAGGAGCGCCAGAACTCTGATGCGCCTTATGCTCTACGCCTGAATATGGAAAAAGCCATCGCAGCAGTTGGTCAGCCGCTCCGCTGGCAGGAAGCCCGCACTGGCAAAATTCAAGCCGACCCGGCCGCTTGGGGAGATGTGGTTCTGGCCCGCAAAGATACGCCAACCAGCTATCACCTCTCGGTCGTGGTGGATGATGCATTACAAGGCATTACGCATATACTGCGCGGAACAGACCTCTACCATGCAACCAGCGTACACCGCCTGCTGCAAACACTGCTGAACCTGCCAGAACCACTCTACGAGCACCATCACCTGATAATGGGAGCAGATGGCCGCAAGCTTGCCAAATCCGCCAAGGACACCTCCCTGCGCGAACTACGTGCAAGCGGCGTAACGCCTGCTCAAATCAGAGAAATGCTCAGTAACCCTGCATCTGAACAAACCACAGCCAGAAGCTGA
- a CDS encoding DNA-3-methyladenine glycosylase encodes MKPIDTLEDIERELSALVLLDERLVHVREIAGDVPLRRRTADFAGLCNIVVAQLISVAAAASIWARLDALVVPFEPDVLLSKSDEDLLGVGLSNAKLRTLKAIAGELKAGLVLDEAVNWPGTVAHKRLCEIKGIGPWSADIFLLFCAGHPDVFPIGDVALQAAVQHAYGLEDRPKGKVLEKIAKAWSPHRGTAARLFWAYYRVMKQGRETLPV; translated from the coding sequence TTGAAACCTATCGATACGCTTGAGGATATTGAGCGGGAACTTTCTGCGCTCGTTTTGTTGGATGAGCGGCTGGTTCATGTCCGCGAGATTGCCGGTGATGTGCCCTTGCGGCGGCGGACTGCTGATTTTGCTGGCCTATGCAATATCGTTGTGGCGCAGTTGATCTCTGTGGCAGCGGCGGCAAGCATCTGGGCGCGGTTGGATGCCTTGGTGGTGCCGTTTGAGCCGGATGTGCTGCTTTCCAAGAGTGATGAAGATTTGCTGGGTGTGGGTCTTTCCAACGCCAAGCTGCGGACGCTGAAGGCGATTGCGGGAGAGCTGAAAGCTGGGTTGGTACTTGATGAAGCAGTGAACTGGCCGGGAACGGTGGCGCATAAACGGCTTTGCGAGATCAAAGGCATTGGCCCGTGGTCTGCGGATATCTTTCTCCTGTTTTGCGCCGGGCACCCGGATGTGTTTCCCATTGGGGATGTGGCGCTTCAGGCTGCTGTGCAACATGCCTACGGGTTGGAAGACCGCCCGAAAGGTAAGGTGCTGGAAAAGATTGCAAAAGCGTGGTCTCCTCACCGCGGAACAGCTGCCCGGTTGTTCTGGGCATATTATCGCGTGATGAAACAAGGCAGAGAGACACTGCCGGTTTAA
- a CDS encoding phospholipase → MSVSELDCIRLEPGHAPVRKLLVLLHGYGGDAGDMEPTGRVLRDGLPGTAVVCLNGPEPCAHWVEGRQWFAAMDFDAREVWDGVQVAAPLINRALDAELKHYGLNNRDMVIGGFSQGAMVALHVGPRRYVEPAGLLSFSGVLGGPSNLIEQMLVRPPVMLLQGADDDVVAPMYMEAAEGVLKSAGFDVEAHMIEELEHSIDEEAEAFALKFLRQRFEMDKSAA, encoded by the coding sequence ATGAGTGTGAGTGAACTGGACTGCATCCGTTTAGAGCCGGGCCATGCGCCTGTACGAAAGCTGCTGGTTCTGCTGCATGGTTATGGTGGTGATGCGGGGGACATGGAACCGACAGGCCGTGTTTTGCGGGATGGGTTGCCGGGAACGGCTGTCGTCTGCCTCAACGGGCCTGAACCCTGTGCGCATTGGGTGGAAGGGCGGCAGTGGTTTGCTGCTATGGACTTTGATGCACGTGAGGTTTGGGATGGTGTGCAGGTTGCTGCGCCGTTGATCAACCGTGCGCTGGATGCGGAACTAAAGCATTACGGCCTCAATAATCGTGACATGGTGATTGGTGGTTTCTCTCAAGGCGCAATGGTGGCGTTGCATGTGGGGCCGCGGCGGTATGTGGAACCTGCTGGTCTTCTCAGCTTCTCCGGTGTTCTCGGTGGTCCCTCTAACCTAATTGAGCAGATGCTGGTGCGTCCACCCGTAATGCTGTTGCAGGGCGCGGATGATGATGTTGTTGCTCCGATGTATATGGAAGCTGCGGAAGGTGTATTGAAATCCGCTGGGTTTGACGTGGAAGCGCATATGATTGAAGAGCTGGAGCATTCGATAGATGAGGAAGCTGAAGCATTTGCGCTCAAATTTCTTCGTCAGCGATTTGAAATGGATAAAAGCGCGGCCTAA
- a CDS encoding YbaK/EbsC family protein: protein MLQSKRAKQFQSLLDERGLGLKVVELPESSRSAEEAAHALGCNQAQIVKSLVFKNMETDAPLLVLASGTNRVNEEAISGFLGAPIERPDAKYVRAVTGFSIGGIPPLGHKQEIEIYVDEDLLGFDEIWAAAGTPSAVFMMPGNLPDILGTHRIISVK, encoded by the coding sequence ATGTTGCAGAGTAAGCGGGCCAAACAGTTTCAAAGCCTATTGGATGAGCGTGGCTTGGGACTGAAAGTGGTGGAACTGCCAGAATCCAGTCGGTCAGCCGAGGAAGCAGCGCACGCGCTGGGCTGTAATCAGGCGCAGATTGTGAAGTCTCTGGTGTTCAAAAATATGGAGACGGATGCGCCTCTTCTGGTTTTGGCCAGTGGCACCAATCGTGTGAACGAAGAGGCGATCTCGGGTTTTTTGGGCGCACCAATTGAACGGCCAGATGCAAAATATGTGCGCGCTGTGACGGGTTTTTCCATTGGAGGCATTCCGCCGCTGGGCCATAAGCAGGAAATTGAGATCTATGTGGATGAAGATCTGCTTGGGTTTGACGAAATCTGGGCCGCTGCTGGCACGCCGAGTGCGGTGTTTATGATGCCGGGAAACTTGCCGGATATCCTTGGGACTCACCGCATCATCAGCGTCAAGTGA